One Saccharomyces eubayanus strain FM1318 chromosome VIII, whole genome shotgun sequence genomic window carries:
- the ARD1 gene encoding peptide alpha-N-acetyltransferase complex A subunit ARD1 — MPINIRRATINDIICMQNANLHNLPENYMMKYYMYHILSWPETSFVATTTTLDCDGADEQDEEDKLELTLDGTNDGRTIKLDPTYLAPGEKLVGYVLVKMNDDPDQQNEPPNGHITSLSVMRTYRRMGIAENLMRQALFALREVHQAEYVSLHVRQSNRAALHLYRDTLAFEVLSIEKSYYQDGEDAYAMKKVLKLEELQISNFTHRRLKENEEKLEDDLESDLLEDIIKQGINDIVV, encoded by the coding sequence GAGCGACAATCAATGACATTATTTGTATGCAAAATGCCAACCTTCATAACCTGCCCGAGAATTATatgatgaaatattatATGTATCatattctttcttggcCAGAAACTTCCTTTGTTGCTACAACTACGACTTTAGATTGTGATGGCGCAGATGAACAAGATGAGGAAGATAAGTTGGAATTGACCCTGGATGGGACCAATGATGGCAGAACCATCAAATTGGATCCAACATACCTGGCTCCTGGCGAAAAATTGGTAGGCTACGTTTTAGTAAAGATGAATGATGACCCAGACCAGCAAAATGAACCTCCAAATGGTCACATCACGTCTTTAAGTGTCATGAGAACATATAGAAGAATGGGAATTGCTGAAAATTTAATGAGACAAGCCTTATTTGCATTGAGAGAAGTACACCAAGCGGAATACGTATCATTGCACGTGAGACAATCCAACAGAGCTGCTTTACATTTATATAGAGACACATTGGCCTTTGAGGTGTTGagcattgaaaaaagttacTACCAAGATGGTGAAGATGCATACGctatgaaaaaagtattaAAATTAGAAGAGTTGCAAATAAGCAATTTCACTCACCGCCgcttgaaagaaaatgaagaaaaactggaagACGACTTAGAAAGTGACTTGCTAGAAGATATCATAAAACAAGGTATAAATGATATTGTTGTATAA